In Bombus pyrosoma isolate SC7728 linkage group LG2, ASM1482585v1, whole genome shotgun sequence, a genomic segment contains:
- the LOC122572645 gene encoding ubinuclein-1 isoform X2, translated as MSEAKRVPLQTLELPESLGYVAKKEKKGEKGKQLAPSFRFTLTLPESNEKACPEFNYAQLLKAAEKKRRKELKRGDENATNGLSFDDDDDDDKLRDMARRFEAKYGTSTMGKKRHKYEDYVDLGAGYDENDSFIDNTDAYDEIVPEEMTTAHGGFYINCGALEFRSADRHVLVHNNNNNNQSNDEESSESSEEDTEDVDSPKRSDKRNISSSDEDDTEDITGDQPRKKQKIDENGEKKQTHENIIKKKKKQQNSQDQQNFQQDGDTLNRRKEKGETTDAEVSEDQEDKKKSDKVDTQKTKNTSDKKFDIKKCEKKTSNTNGFDGKKLELKKLGGKDSNIDDAIESVVNAARVEDESSRDTTDSGKSRCIGTESECDDIDKEEAPLPDSLPENVVEIVNKLKACAENSKEGKTKFFNTTVNTLLLSLEKRLRALSPPSLRPQTYGHLARFLPCSKAALQNRAKKLFVQDLDYKARDLIQRLKTVIDEIMPSVRCKYVDECKKVAEGKEVEGSPEDVESSDDEDICEDIDKPKIPKKQFPWTEEAKKLVSEIASIKSHCYNVLRPRKLSMYTYVVSFMVRQVLPLWPPGYMTAQALLKFVDEAEPTTKKKTKKLKDVGNGNTTNSSENVMYSSTRVESSSISAASSQEKVSANASKIQNVTENSTSYVKQGTTKSSDSIEKKQHSIKNKDKNKDTGSSGQYHENSTAAANNSSVGKISVVPTAQLMAQKPVKSHVEKINLMDLVNSSLSITPVNDFHKPSTKISENKKDVVSITAYPETSNVLPNTNEVPQSGHHSVHRQEASYSCAQSQHSNYSASNQASSLSKAVSLKHRLLHENTDVKNNKRLEDKDIDLANKTERKDKRRERCAESKHKSHDVKRRKKDQKVLDKQVGYVNADVVPIQQQQQQPSLTKEEQEQRQNEETIAATNYLSQIFNDDASSRGISDKRKDIGLILDDPIGSAVQPTEQEKDVQMVMRSLKELQELQEMKYSPSNSPISSNIQKSNKSNTQCANYQDEYSRLYLKKDIKLKSKEDTQW; from the exons aaaaaacGTAGGAAGGAATTAAAACGAGGAGATGAAAATGCAACCAATGGACTGTCTTttgatgacgatgacgatgatgatAAACTACGAGACATGGCAAGACGATTTGAGGCGAAATAT GGAACTTCTACCATGGGCAAAAAAAGACATAAATATGAGGATTATGTGGATTTGGGAGCTGGATATGATGAAAATGATTCTTTTATCGACAATACTGATGca TATGATGAAATTGTACCAGAAGAGATGACTACAGCACATGGAGGCTTTTACATCAATTGTGGAGCTCTTGAATTTAGATCAGCTGATAGACATGTATTagttcataataataataacaataatcaGAGCAATGATGAAGAAAGCAGTGAAAGTAGTGAAGAGGATACAGAAGATGTGGATAGCCCTAAAAGATCAGACAAACGAAATATTAGTTCATCGGATGAGGATGATACTGAAGATATTACTGGTGATCAACCAAGAAAA AAACAGAAGATAGACGAAAATGGGGAGAAGAAACAAACTCatgaaaacattattaaaaaaaagaaaaagcaacaGAATTCCCAAGATCagcaaaattttcaacaagATGGAGACACCTTAAACAGacggaaagagaaaggagaaactACAGATGCTGAAG tttcaGAAGATCAAGAAGACAAAAAGAAATCTGATAAAGTAGATACAcaaaaaactaaaaatactTCGGATAAAaagtttgatataaaaaaatgtgaaaaaaagACCTCAAATACTAATGGTTTCGATGGCAAAAagttagaattaaaaaaattaggtGGTAAGGATAGTAACATTGATGATGCAATAGAGAGTGTAGTGAATGCTGCAAGAGTTGAAGATGAATCAAGTAGAGATACAACAGATTCTGGCAAATCTCGTTGTATAGGTACTGAATCTGAATGTGATGATATTGATAAAGAAGAAGCACCATTACCTGATTCTCTTCCAGAAAATGTTGTAGAAATAGTTAATAAGTTGAAGGCATGTGCCGAAAACagtaaagaaggaaaaactaaatttttcaatacaaCAGTAAATACATTATTGTTAAG tttagAGAAAAGATTGAGGGCGCTTTCGCCTCCAAGCTTGAGGCCACAAACGTACGGTCATCTTGCACGATTTTTACCATGTAGTAAAGCAGCACTTCAAAATAGagcaaagaaattatttgtgCAGGATCTCGATTACAAAGCCAGGGATCTTATACAAAG GTTAAAAACAGTAATCGACGAAATAATGCCATCTGTGAGATGCAAATATGTAGATGAGTGTAAAAAAGTTGCTGAAGGAAA gGAAGTAGAAGGGTCACCTGAAGATGTTGAAAGTTCCGACGATGAGGATATTTGTGAGGATATAGATAAACCGAAAATTCCTAAGAAACAATTTCCTTGGACTGAAGAAGCAAA AAAACTTGTATCTGAGATTGCAAGTATAAAAAGTCATTGTTACAATGTTTTAAGACCAAGAAAATTAAGCATGTATACTTATGTTGTATCTTTCATGGTTCGCCAAGTATTACCATTATGGCCACCTGGATACATGACAGCGCAGGCGTTGCTGAAGTTTGTTGATGAAGCTGAACCTAC gacgaaaaagaaaacaaaaaaactgAAAGACGTTGGTAATGGTAATACCACTAATTCTTCAGAAAATGTGATGTACAGCTCTACAAGAGTTGAATCATCAAGTATAAGTGCCGCTTCTTCACAAGAAAAGGTCTCAGCGAATGCATCTAAAATTCAGAACGTAACAGAAAATTCTACTAGTTATGTAAAACAAGGAACTACAAAATCAAGTGATAgtatagaaaaaaaacaacatagtataaaaaataaagataagaaTAAAGATACTGGTAGTTCGGGGCAGTATCACGAGAACTCAACAGCGGCAGCTAATAATTCCAGTGTAGGTAAAATTTCTGTTGTGCCTACAGCTCAGCTAATGGCTCAAAAGCCGGTTAAAAGTCACGTAGAAAAGATTAATTTGATGGACCTAGTTAATAGTTCTCTTTCTATTACGCCGGTTAATGATTTTCATAAGCCATCTACAAAGataagtgaaaataaaaaggatgTAGTTTCTATTACTGCTTATCCTGAAACTTCGAATGTTCTTCCAAATACAAATGAAGTGCCTCAAAGTGGACATCATTCCGTACACAGACAGGAAGCTTCATATTCATGTGCACAGTCACAGCATTCTAATTATTCCGCATCGAATCAAGCATCTTCACTTTCGAAAGCGGTATCTTTAAAACACAGACTGCTACATGAGAACACTgacgtaaaaaataataaaagattagaAGATAAAGATATTGATTTGGCCAATAAGACTGAGAGGAAGGACAAAAGGCGGGAGCGATGTGCAGAAAGTAAACATAAATCGCATGATgttaaaagaaggaaaaaggatcAAAAGGTATTAGATAAACAGGTAGGATATGTTAATGCGGATGTAGTGCCTatacaacaacagcagcaacagccATCACTTACGAAAGAAGAACAGGAACAGAgacaaaatgaagaaacaattGCTGCTACTAATTATTTAagtcaaatttttaatgatgATGCATCATCAAGAGGAATATCAGACAAACGAAAAGATATTGGACTTATTTTGGATGATCCAATAGGCAGCGCGGTGCAACCAACGGAGCAAGAAAAAGATGTTCAAATGGTGATGAGATCGTTAAAAGAACTGCAAGAATTACAAGAAATGAAGTATTCACCAAGTAATTCACCAATTAGtagtaatatacaaaaatctaACAAGTCGAACACGCAATGTGCTAATTACcaagatgaatattcacgcttatatttaaaaaaagacatTAAACTAAAGTCTAAAGAAGATACACAATGGTAA
- the LOC122572645 gene encoding ubinuclein-1 isoform X1, protein MSEAKRVPLQTLELPESLGYVAKKEKKGEKGKQLAPSFRFTLTLPESNEKACPEFNYAQLLKAAEKKRRKELKRGDENATNGLSFDDDDDDDKLRDMARRFEAKYGTSTMGKKRHKYEDYVDLGAGYDENDSFIDNTDAYDEIVPEEMTTAHGGFYINCGALEFRSADRHVLVHNNNNNNQSNDEESSESSEEDTEDVDSPKRSDKRNISSSDEDDTEDITGDQPRKKQKIDENGEKKQTHENIIKKKKKQQNSQDQQNFQQDGDTLNRRKEKGETTDAEVSEDQEDKKKSDKVDTQKTKNTSDKKFDIKKCEKKTSNTNGFDGKKLELKKLGGKDSNIDDAIESVVNAARVEDESSRDTTDSGKSRCIGTESECDDIDKEEAPLPDSLPENVVEIVNKLKACAENSKEGKTKFFNTTVNTLLLSLEKRLRALSPPSLRPQTYGHLARFLPCSKAALQNRAKKLFVQDLDYKARDLIQRLKTVIDEIMPSVRCKYVDECKKVAEGNLHLYWDIYRYCWEVEGSPEDVESSDDEDICEDIDKPKIPKKQFPWTEEAKKLVSEIASIKSHCYNVLRPRKLSMYTYVVSFMVRQVLPLWPPGYMTAQALLKFVDEAEPTTKKKTKKLKDVGNGNTTNSSENVMYSSTRVESSSISAASSQEKVSANASKIQNVTENSTSYVKQGTTKSSDSIEKKQHSIKNKDKNKDTGSSGQYHENSTAAANNSSVGKISVVPTAQLMAQKPVKSHVEKINLMDLVNSSLSITPVNDFHKPSTKISENKKDVVSITAYPETSNVLPNTNEVPQSGHHSVHRQEASYSCAQSQHSNYSASNQASSLSKAVSLKHRLLHENTDVKNNKRLEDKDIDLANKTERKDKRRERCAESKHKSHDVKRRKKDQKVLDKQVGYVNADVVPIQQQQQQPSLTKEEQEQRQNEETIAATNYLSQIFNDDASSRGISDKRKDIGLILDDPIGSAVQPTEQEKDVQMVMRSLKELQELQEMKYSPSNSPISSNIQKSNKSNTQCANYQDEYSRLYLKKDIKLKSKEDTQW, encoded by the exons aaaaaacGTAGGAAGGAATTAAAACGAGGAGATGAAAATGCAACCAATGGACTGTCTTttgatgacgatgacgatgatgatAAACTACGAGACATGGCAAGACGATTTGAGGCGAAATAT GGAACTTCTACCATGGGCAAAAAAAGACATAAATATGAGGATTATGTGGATTTGGGAGCTGGATATGATGAAAATGATTCTTTTATCGACAATACTGATGca TATGATGAAATTGTACCAGAAGAGATGACTACAGCACATGGAGGCTTTTACATCAATTGTGGAGCTCTTGAATTTAGATCAGCTGATAGACATGTATTagttcataataataataacaataatcaGAGCAATGATGAAGAAAGCAGTGAAAGTAGTGAAGAGGATACAGAAGATGTGGATAGCCCTAAAAGATCAGACAAACGAAATATTAGTTCATCGGATGAGGATGATACTGAAGATATTACTGGTGATCAACCAAGAAAA AAACAGAAGATAGACGAAAATGGGGAGAAGAAACAAACTCatgaaaacattattaaaaaaaagaaaaagcaacaGAATTCCCAAGATCagcaaaattttcaacaagATGGAGACACCTTAAACAGacggaaagagaaaggagaaactACAGATGCTGAAG tttcaGAAGATCAAGAAGACAAAAAGAAATCTGATAAAGTAGATACAcaaaaaactaaaaatactTCGGATAAAaagtttgatataaaaaaatgtgaaaaaaagACCTCAAATACTAATGGTTTCGATGGCAAAAagttagaattaaaaaaattaggtGGTAAGGATAGTAACATTGATGATGCAATAGAGAGTGTAGTGAATGCTGCAAGAGTTGAAGATGAATCAAGTAGAGATACAACAGATTCTGGCAAATCTCGTTGTATAGGTACTGAATCTGAATGTGATGATATTGATAAAGAAGAAGCACCATTACCTGATTCTCTTCCAGAAAATGTTGTAGAAATAGTTAATAAGTTGAAGGCATGTGCCGAAAACagtaaagaaggaaaaactaaatttttcaatacaaCAGTAAATACATTATTGTTAAG tttagAGAAAAGATTGAGGGCGCTTTCGCCTCCAAGCTTGAGGCCACAAACGTACGGTCATCTTGCACGATTTTTACCATGTAGTAAAGCAGCACTTCAAAATAGagcaaagaaattatttgtgCAGGATCTCGATTACAAAGCCAGGGATCTTATACAAAG GTTAAAAACAGTAATCGACGAAATAATGCCATCTGTGAGATGCAAATATGTAGATGAGTGTAAAAAAGTTGCTGAAGGAAA tCTTCATTTATACTGGGATATATATCGGTACTGTTG gGAAGTAGAAGGGTCACCTGAAGATGTTGAAAGTTCCGACGATGAGGATATTTGTGAGGATATAGATAAACCGAAAATTCCTAAGAAACAATTTCCTTGGACTGAAGAAGCAAA AAAACTTGTATCTGAGATTGCAAGTATAAAAAGTCATTGTTACAATGTTTTAAGACCAAGAAAATTAAGCATGTATACTTATGTTGTATCTTTCATGGTTCGCCAAGTATTACCATTATGGCCACCTGGATACATGACAGCGCAGGCGTTGCTGAAGTTTGTTGATGAAGCTGAACCTAC gacgaaaaagaaaacaaaaaaactgAAAGACGTTGGTAATGGTAATACCACTAATTCTTCAGAAAATGTGATGTACAGCTCTACAAGAGTTGAATCATCAAGTATAAGTGCCGCTTCTTCACAAGAAAAGGTCTCAGCGAATGCATCTAAAATTCAGAACGTAACAGAAAATTCTACTAGTTATGTAAAACAAGGAACTACAAAATCAAGTGATAgtatagaaaaaaaacaacatagtataaaaaataaagataagaaTAAAGATACTGGTAGTTCGGGGCAGTATCACGAGAACTCAACAGCGGCAGCTAATAATTCCAGTGTAGGTAAAATTTCTGTTGTGCCTACAGCTCAGCTAATGGCTCAAAAGCCGGTTAAAAGTCACGTAGAAAAGATTAATTTGATGGACCTAGTTAATAGTTCTCTTTCTATTACGCCGGTTAATGATTTTCATAAGCCATCTACAAAGataagtgaaaataaaaaggatgTAGTTTCTATTACTGCTTATCCTGAAACTTCGAATGTTCTTCCAAATACAAATGAAGTGCCTCAAAGTGGACATCATTCCGTACACAGACAGGAAGCTTCATATTCATGTGCACAGTCACAGCATTCTAATTATTCCGCATCGAATCAAGCATCTTCACTTTCGAAAGCGGTATCTTTAAAACACAGACTGCTACATGAGAACACTgacgtaaaaaataataaaagattagaAGATAAAGATATTGATTTGGCCAATAAGACTGAGAGGAAGGACAAAAGGCGGGAGCGATGTGCAGAAAGTAAACATAAATCGCATGATgttaaaagaaggaaaaaggatcAAAAGGTATTAGATAAACAGGTAGGATATGTTAATGCGGATGTAGTGCCTatacaacaacagcagcaacagccATCACTTACGAAAGAAGAACAGGAACAGAgacaaaatgaagaaacaattGCTGCTACTAATTATTTAagtcaaatttttaatgatgATGCATCATCAAGAGGAATATCAGACAAACGAAAAGATATTGGACTTATTTTGGATGATCCAATAGGCAGCGCGGTGCAACCAACGGAGCAAGAAAAAGATGTTCAAATGGTGATGAGATCGTTAAAAGAACTGCAAGAATTACAAGAAATGAAGTATTCACCAAGTAATTCACCAATTAGtagtaatatacaaaaatctaACAAGTCGAACACGCAATGTGCTAATTACcaagatgaatattcacgcttatatttaaaaaaagacatTAAACTAAAGTCTAAAGAAGATACACAATGGTAA
- the LOC122572691 gene encoding probable ATP-dependent RNA helicase ddx42, whose translation MSSFISYIVLFFFIQRSLCASDLIAPQNNEQSRSSLSDSVQKKTDEEHAIFDEEKTSKESSSIYNRGQLGFNERKRDEKRYGNQDTALKGHDKGRHSLGESEVVDHEKNSFERHGSGYYKKGHHRTGFSNNYHKDESGNNSSFYEDSDDEGGHRSSGNTGGYYGQKSQNSFRDGSRDVSYLEKDKAQQGIYDNRKNINNYHGHIRGYNNDRYINDRRNYLRNEARHYFDKNKGDIYNHKERYYPITYRNNDRVPSLGYSHHYVDTLPGGYYREDPYVIPYSKDYR comes from the exons AtgtcttctttcatttcttatatcgtgctctttttctttattcaacGCAGCCTTTGTGCATCTGACTTGATTGCTCCACAGAATAACGAACAATCAAGATCTTCTTTGTCAGACTCTGTGCAAAAAAAGACCGATGAAGAGCATGCAATTTTCGACGAGGAGAAGACAAGTAAGGAAAGTAGTTCCATTTATAATAGGGGGCAACTAGGATTTAATGAACGTAAGCGAGATGAAAAGAGATACGGCAACCAAGATACAGCACTCAAAGGGCATGACAAAGGAAGGCATAGTTTAGGAGAATCCGAAGTCGTCGATCACGAGAAGAATTCTTTTGAACGGCATGGTAGTGGATATTACAAAAAAGGGCATCACAGGACCGGTTTCAGCAACAACTACCATAAAGACGAGTCAGGAAATAATTCAAGCTTTTACGAGGACAGCGATGACGAAGGGGGGCATAGGTCGTCCGGGAATACCGGTGGATATTATGGGCAAAAATCGCAGAACTCGTTTAGGGACGGTTCGCGCGATGTATCTTACCTTGAAAAAGATAAGGCACAACAGGGAATATATGACAATAGGAAAAA TATTAACAATTATCATGGTCATATCAGAGGATATAACAACGAtcgatatataaatgataGAAGAAATTATCTGAGGAACGAAGCACGacattattttgataaaaataaggGAGATATATACAATCATAAAGAGAGGTATTATCCAATTACTTATCGTAATAACGATCGTGTGCCCTCGCTCGGATATTCGCATCATTACGTGGATACATTACCTGGAGGATATTACAGAGAAGATCcgtacgttataccttattcAAAAGATTATaggtaa